From the genome of Treponema denticola:
TATACCCATTACCAATTGTACAAAGCTCACTCTTAATTCCTGCGGGCCTCGCTTCGTAATTTTTCCATGCCTAATACTTTCATTAGAATCAGACACCCATGGAACAAGTCCGCAAAAGGCTGCATATTTTTGCACTTGCAAACCTTCCCATATCCTCAGTATAGGCTCTTATAGTCCATGCCGTTATCTTTCCACAACCTCGTATACTCAAAAGACGATTTACCATTTGATCATCCTTTGTCAATTCTGTAAGTTGTTTTTCTATTATCTTGACACTTTCTTCCATTTGCCTTATAATTTCAAACATCAGTTGTACTGATTGTGCCTCGAGCACGTTGTCGTTATTCGACTCAAGGACGTCCAGAACTCTCTGGCGTCCTTTTTTACTTTGTAGGCTCCTGCTTTCATCTTTTAGCCCCATACTTACCAAAGAGCATGAACTTCATTCTTTTGACCTACTATCGAGCGAACCAGCCTTTCCCTAGACTTTAAAAGCCGCCTCATATTTTCAGTTTCTTTACTGCAAAGATAGCTTTCAGGTAGCATGTCTTTGAAAGAAACTCTGAAATTGTACAAGCATCATGCTTATCAGTTTTTTTAGCAGATTCAGTTATAACCTTGAACTTCAAAGTATTTATGACTGTAACTTCTGCTCCGGCTTTTTCTACCTCGTGTTTGAAAAAACGGGTGTTCCCTGTTGATTCAACTCCAATTTTTACAACAGCTCCGATTTCTTTGTAAGCTTTTATTCTTGTCATAAAGTCGGCATAACCTTTGTCATCAGTTTTATATTGTCTTATCTGATTTAGGGTTTCAGACCTTTCTTCCGTTCTTACATGAACTGTAAACTGTGTTTTGTGCAAATCCACGCCAATAAAAAATGTCATTTCGACCTCCCTCCCTTTGTGTTTCAGCGGAAAGTCTTTTCGGTAATATATTCCAATCTCCCATTCAGTCTTTAACGACTACTGTATGATGCGGCAAAAGCTCTTCATTCTCCCATTCGGAGGTCATTGCCTCCACTAAACATGACGAACTATTGCCTGGTTTCCACTGAACTTCTTTTTAGTTCAGTTTATCACATTACCGTTTGTTTGTTTACTATTTTATCATACCTCCCATAAAAACCTTTTGCAAGGATTATCAAATCCTGAAAAAAGGTTTTTCACGCAGTTT
Proteins encoded in this window:
- a CDS encoding IS110 family transposase, with amino-acid sequence MTFFIGVDLHKTQFTVHVRTEERSETLNQIRQYKTDDKGYADFMTRIKAYKEIGAVVKIGVESTGNTRFFKHEVEKAGAEVTVINTLKFKVITESAKKTDKHDACTISEFLSKTCYLKAIFAVKKLKI
- a CDS encoding transposase; this encodes MEESVKIIEKQLTELTKDDQMVNRLLSIRGCGKITAWTIRAYTEDMGRFASAKICSLLRTCSMGV